A single Triticum dicoccoides isolate Atlit2015 ecotype Zavitan chromosome 2A, WEW_v2.0, whole genome shotgun sequence DNA region contains:
- the LOC119358621 gene encoding bisdemethoxycurcumin synthase-like — protein sequence MGSNTLTLMHEIRRSHRAEGPAAILAVGTANPPNCVSEEEYPDYYFRVTKSQHLTDLKQKLKTFCQMTSTEKRYFHHTEELLDAHPEFLCRDKPSLDARLDIAAAAAPELAASAAAKAIAEWGRPATDITHLVVSTNSGAHAPGADLRLASLLGLRASVCRTMLNLNGCSAGAASLRLAKDLAENNRGARVLVACVELTVVAFRGPEEAYPHRLISQAIFGDGAGAVIVGADAVLSVERPLFEMVSASQTTIPATDGVLTMQLTEAGLDGDIFTRELTPLAAQHIGQCLTDAFQPLGIMSGGAEWNDLFFVVHPGLRGIMDHIDGALRLDPGKLAASRTVLREYGNMLGATLIFVLDEQRRRMEEDGETGEWGVMMGFGPGFTVETMVLHAVVIDLHDEN from the exons ATGGGCAGCAACACCCTTACGTTGATGCACGAGATCCGGCGCTCGCATCGTGCGGAGGGGCCTGCGGCCATCCTCGCCGTCGGCACGGCAAACCCGCCCAACTGCGTGTCCGAGGAGGAGTACCCGGACTACTACTTCCGCGTAACCAAGAGCCAACACCTCACCGACCTCAAACAAAAACTCAAGACCTTCT GCCAGATGACCTCAACGGAGAAGCGCTACTTTCACCACACGGAGGAGCTACTCGACGCCCACCCCGAATTCCTCTGCCGCGACAAGCCGTCCCTCGACGCCCGGctggacatcgccgccgccgctgctccagAGCTGGCGGCGTCAGCCGCAGCCAAGGCCATAGCCGAGTGGGGCCGTCCGGCCACCGACATCACCCACCTCGTCGTCAGCACCAACTCCGGCGCGCACGCCCCGGGCGCTGACCTCCGCCTGGCCTCTCTCCTCGGCCTCCGCGCGTCCGTCTGCCGGACGATGCTCAACCTCAACGGCTGCTCCGCCGGTGCCGCCTCCCTGCGTCTCGCCAAGGACCTGGCCGAGAACAACCGCGGCGCACGGGTCCTGGTGGCCTGCGTCGAGCTCACCGTCGTCGCCTTCCGCGGGCCCGAGGAGGCGTACCCACACAGGCTCATCAGCCAGGCGATCTTTGGCGACGGCGCAGGCGCGGTCATCGTCGGCGCTGATGCCGTGCTCTCCGTCGAGCGCCCTCTCTTCGAGATGGTGTCGGCCTCGCAGACCACGATACCAGCAACCGATGGCGTGCTCACCATGCAGCTCACGGAAGCCGGCCTCGACGGCGACATCTTCACCAGGGAGCTCACTCCTCTAGCCGCACAGCACATCGGGCAGTGTCTCACGGACGCGTTCCAGCCGCTTGGAATAATGAGCGGCGGTGCCGAATGGAACGATCTGTTCTTTGTGGTGCACCCTGGCCTCCGTGGAATAATGGACCACATCGACGGGGCCCTCCGGCTGGATCCCGGGAAGCTGGCGGCGAGCAGGACCGTGCTGAGAGAGTACGGGAACATGCTCGGTGCGACGCTGATCTTCGTGCTCGACGAGCAGCGGCGGCGGATGGAGGAGGACGGCGAGACGGGTGAGTGGGGTGTGATGATGGGATTTGGACCGGGGTTCACGGTTGAGACCATGGTGCTGCATGCGGTGGTCATCGACCTGCACGACGAGAATTGA